Proteins encoded together in one Astyanax mexicanus isolate ESR-SI-001 chromosome 10, AstMex3_surface, whole genome shotgun sequence window:
- the zgc:92907 gene encoding UDP-N-acetylglucosamine transferase subunit ALG13 homolog isoform X2 — protein MDNHQLELAKQLQADSHLLYCTCSTLPQTLRDMDLSALLPFLPGQPQKFASFLDKAVGLV, from the exons ATGGACAACCATCAGCTTGAGCTCGCCAAGCAGCTGCAGGCAGACTCACATCTCCTCTACTGCACCTGCAG CACTTTACCTCAAACTCTAAGGGACATGGACCTGTCTGCTCTGCTGCCGTTCCTTCCTGGCCAGCCTCAGAAGTTTGCCAGTTTTCTGGACAAAGCTGTTGGACTTGTGTGA